A segment of the Odoribacter splanchnicus DSM 20712 genome:
TCCTTCAGCTGATAGCCGTATTTACTAATTTCTTCCGCCAGAATAACAGCAGCCGAATGGATATGCCGTGCTATCCGCTGTAAACCTTCCCGACCGTGCCATGCACCGTAGAAACCAGCCATCGTAGCATTCAATGCCTTGGCTGTACAGATATTTGAAGATGCTTTTTCACGTTTGATATGTTGTTCACGGGTTTGCAAAGCCAGACGCAATGCTTTATTTCCTTGAGCATCGATCGTTACACCGATAATACGTCCCGGAATATTCCGTTTGTATTCTTCCTTAGTAGCCATGTAGGCAGCATGAGGCCCACCGTATCCCATCGGGATACCGAACCGCTGCGAAGTACCGACAACCACATCGGCCCCCCACTCTCCGGGAGGAGTCAATAATACCAAACTCATCAAATCGGCGGCAACAGTCAAAAGAGAACCATTGGCATGTACCCGATCGGCAAAAGCTCTGTAATCCCGGATCGCACCGTTAGCAGCAGGATATTGTACTAAAGCTCCGAATATTTCCGGAGTAAATTCAAAAGTATCGTAATCTCCGTAAACCAGTTCGATTCCCTGAGGAGCAGAACGTGTGACTAATACATCTTTAATCTGAGGGAATACTTTATTATCTACAAACAACTTGTTTGCTCCGGCTTTCTTCATTTCCTTTCCCCGCAGAGCATACATCATAGTCATTGCTTCTGCCGCAGCAGTCGCTTCATCCAGCAGAGAACAGTTGGTGATCTCCATAGCTGTCAGTTCGATAATCATGGTCTGATAGTTCAGCAAAGCTTCCAGACGTCCCTGGGATACTTCGGCCTGATAAGGAGTATAAGAAGTATACCAAGCCGGATTTTCCAATATATTCCGGATAATAACAGCCGGAGAAATGGTATCGTAATATCCTTGTCCTATAAACGAACGATATAGTTTATTCTTAGCAGCGACAGCCCGTATCCGAGCTAAAAACTCATCTTCAGTCAAAGGAGCAGGCAAATCCAACAGTTCCTGTAAACGGATGGATGCCGGTACTGTTTGTTCTATCAATTCGTCGACAGACTTCACTCCGATCACCTTCAACATCTCCTCTACATCTTCCGGACGTGGGCCGACATGTCTTCCTAAAAATTGTTCTTTAGCCATTGTTATATCATTAAAATTAATTGAAAACGTTTTCAAAATTAAAGGCGTGTAAAATTAAAGATATTCCGGCATATCTAATCTATATTTCCCGGAAAATTTTCAAACATTCCCTTCCTCCTGTCTTTTCTGAAAATCAGGCCTCCCAATTCAGTACAATTGTGGAAAAATTCTACAATTGTAGAAAATATCCTTTTACATTGTAGAAAAATTCTACACATCTCTATTTTTTCAAGAAAACGGTCATCCACTGATAACCAATAACTTAAATCACAAACCTCAATTATGGCACACTAATCGTTATATCATAAAACGAATGGCATAAGCTGAACCCAGAGTTCCTTTCCTTTTTCAACTTGCTGCCCTTTTCAAAAAATACACCAATTCTTTCGGAAATTCCGACATTCATATAACACAACACTTTACTCTGGGTTCTGGCCGCCTTTCATTTCTCGCTCCGGTTTTTCCAACCATGAAATGCACAATTCGTTTATAGATTCCTGAATTCCGGATTTCCTCCTGCTTTAATCGCAATACATTCTGTTTCGATCAACCATCCGGGGCGACATACGGGAGCCAGAACAATCACTTTAGGAACATCGGGAAATTGTTGTTCCATTAAATCCCGGACAATCGGATAATCGGCGATATCCCGCAGATAAACGATCATTTTGGCCAGATCGGCTAAACTACTTCCAGCCTCTTTCAACAAAGCTTCGATATTAAGTAACATCCTGCGCGTCTGCCCCGCAATATTCCCTGGATAAACAACTTCCCCCCGATTGTCGATACTCGCTGTACCAGAAATAAAGATATGCTTACGATCACCGTATTCCACTGCCGTTCCCCGTTCGAAAGTCACCCCATATTCATAAGTAGGATTCAGATACTCCGGGGCATGCAAAAAACGAATCTGCTCTGCCTGCAAGCCATCCACAGCATAAGCATCCAATAACACCAAACTACGGGAATCGGCAATCTGTCCCTGAATACCGGTACTAGCCAGATAGTGTGTTTTCTCGGTCAATCCCAAACGTACAAATTCTTCTTTTCTTCCTTTTACCACTCCGGCATAATTCACATCGACATCACGGACAAAAAACAGGTCCGGATGCATTGATCCGCAAAAAAGAGGTAATCCCGGGATAGCCACCTGCATACTTAATTCCTGCAGTACCTGTTGTAACCACCGCAAGCCTGGTTCTCCCACCCCTTCGAAATGATGAGCCCTTGAACGGGGTTTCCAAATCCCTCCCCGCAGTGTCTGTATCCCTATCTTCTTCAGGCCACGCGCTGTTGCGAACAATTGCTCTTCAGACTCAACACTACAAGGCCCTGCGACAATCTGAATTGCTTTCTCATTCCATAAAAACATAGCTTCAAAATTTTGAAGCAAAAACACATTCCTATAAAAGATGTAAAAATACCTAATATTACTGAAATATTTCCAAAGAATGCCTAATTCTGGGGATGCTATACCCTCAAAAGTTTTCCGCTCCCCGGACAGGAACCAAGGAATTTCATACATAAAAATTGATAATCAACGGAATTGTTCTTGATTTAAAGAAAAATATTTTCCCTTCATCCGAAGCAACTCTTCATGGGTACCCCGCTCGACGATCTGCCCGCGTTCAAGCACCAAAATCATATCGGCATTACGGATAGTAGAAAGACGATGGGCGATGATCAGACTGGTACGCCCCTGCATCAATTGGTCTAATCCTTTTTGTATCAGGATCTCACTTCTGGTATCGATATTACTGGTTGCTTCATCCAATAGTAAAATGGCAGGATCGGCCACTGCCGCCCGGGCAATGTTCAGCAACTGTCGTTGTCCCTGGCTCAAATTAGCACCATCATTCTCCAGTAAAGTATCGTAACCATGAGGCAACCGCTTAATAAATGAATGAGCCGCAGTCAGTTTAGCCGCCTCAATGACCTCTTCGTCGGTGGCTTCCAAACGGCCGAAGCGGATATTTTCCCGTACCGTACCTGTAAACAGATGGGTATCCTGTAAGACAATAGCCATCGAGCGCCGAAGACTATTCCGGTGTATGCAACGAATCTCCTGCCGGTCTATACGGATTTCTCCTGACCGGATATCAAAAAATCGGGGTAACATACTGAGTATCGTCGTTTTACCGGCTCCGGTAGCTCCAACCAAAGCAATCTTACGCCCGGCTGCCGCCTGAAAAGAAATGCCTTTCAGAATCATTTTTTCCGGTCGGTAGCCGAACCAAACTTCCTTCATAACCACCTCTCCCTTCACCTTCTCCAGATTCACGGCCTCCGGTAAATCGGGAGCTTCCGGTTGTTCGTCGATCACCTCGAATATTCGTTCAGCTCCAGCCAAAGCTGCCTGGATGCTATTATAAAGACTCGCCAGCTCGTTGATAGGACGTCCGAACTGTCTGGAATATTGCAAAAATGCTGCCAAACCTCCCACATCAAAACCCCGGAATATAGCTAACAAAGCCCCCACAATAGTGATCAGCACATAGTTCAAGGTAC
Coding sequences within it:
- a CDS encoding ABC transporter ATP-binding protein, encoding MAHGDHLKYQAKPKAGRQTLFRLTSYLVCDRLLLSVIGVLIVLSIAANLGGSYLLRPIINRYIIPGDFLGLGKMLGILIGVYLTGVFAVYVEYRLLNKIGQRTVARMREDLFRKMEQLPVGYFDTHQHGDLMSRYTNDMDRISDALTDSLSDMLSSALTVVGIFCLMLVISPILTLVTLVTVPLMFWSARGIVRKSRQYFKAQQASLGSINGYIEEMISGQKVVKVFGHEQKAISDFEELNQDLKGKSLKAQFYSGLMMPVMQNLSTLNYVLITIVGALLAIFRGFDVGGLAAFLQYSRQFGRPINELASLYNSIQAALAGAERIFEVIDEQPEAPDLPEAVNLEKVKGEVVMKEVWFGYRPEKMILKGISFQAAAGRKIALVGATGAGKTTILSMLPRFFDIRSGEIRIDRQEIRCIHRNSLRRSMAIVLQDTHLFTGTVRENIRFGRLEATDEEVIEAAKLTAAHSFIKRLPHGYDTLLENDGANLSQGQRQLLNIARAAVADPAILLLDEATSNIDTRSEILIQKGLDQLMQGRTSLIIAHRLSTIRNADMILVLERGQIVERGTHEELLRMKGKYFSLNQEQFR